A genomic stretch from Pontivivens ytuae includes:
- the scpB gene encoding SMC-Scp complex subunit ScpB, translating to MSEDDLSEPGALETLFEAPPLAEQERMVEAVLFASSKPLSTRALAARLPHGCDVAQALVSLQKRYSGRGVHLLRSGDEWAFRTAADLSFLMQKETVEVRKLSRAAIETLAIVAYHQPVTRAEIEEIRGVSVSKGTIDLLMELDWIKLGRRRQTPGRPVTFTTTQGFLAHFGLETARDLPDLKELRAAGLLDNRPLPGAEPEAEVDEDGAPVEDQDDMFE from the coding sequence ATGAGCGAGGACGACCTCTCCGAACCCGGCGCGCTGGAAACGCTGTTCGAGGCGCCGCCGCTGGCCGAGCAGGAGCGGATGGTGGAGGCGGTGCTGTTCGCCTCGTCAAAGCCGCTGAGCACGCGGGCGCTCGCGGCGCGGCTGCCCCATGGCTGCGACGTCGCGCAGGCGCTGGTGAGCTTGCAGAAGCGCTATTCGGGCCGCGGCGTGCACCTGCTGCGCTCCGGCGACGAGTGGGCGTTTCGGACGGCGGCGGACCTGAGCTTCCTTATGCAGAAGGAGACGGTCGAGGTCCGCAAGCTGTCGCGTGCCGCGATCGAGACGCTGGCCATCGTCGCCTATCACCAGCCAGTGACGCGGGCGGAGATCGAGGAGATCCGGGGTGTTTCAGTTTCCAAGGGGACGATCGACCTGCTGATGGAGCTCGACTGGATCAAGCTGGGACGGCGGCGGCAGACGCCCGGTCGGCCGGTGACGTTTACCACGACTCAGGGCTTCCTGGCGCATTTCGGCCTTGAAACCGCCCGCGACCTGCCCGACCTGAAGGAGCTGAGGGCCGCGGGCCTCCTCGACAACCGACCGCTGCCGGGCGCTGAGCCCGAGGCGGAGGTGGACGAGGACGGCGCACCGGTCGAGGATCAGGACGATATGTTCGAGTGA
- a CDS encoding glycoside hydrolase family 3 N-terminal domain-containing protein, whose product MAAIFGLEGKMPSEQERAFFKEADPWGFIVFDRNLGEPDEIRALTSELRALMGRDVPILIDQEGGRVQRLRSPHFREWMPPLDFMQHLPEGMRVEAMRKRYRYIAHELYEVGIDVNCAPMLDLARDDTHVFLRNRCYGTDPKGVAEIGKAVSEGLLAGGVLPVAKHIPGHGRGLVDSHHELPVVEAGLTDLMNTDFAPFTGLIETGMAMTAHVVYDAFDRDNCATMSADVITHIRDRLGFVGLLMTDDLSMKALTGSFAERTERAIAAGCDMILHCNGDMAEMEGVASAAPALAGPALNRAQGALAQRQAPDEVDIAELGAELDELEREAGHA is encoded by the coding sequence ATGGCGGCGATCTTCGGGCTCGAGGGCAAGATGCCGTCTGAGCAGGAACGGGCCTTCTTCAAGGAGGCGGACCCGTGGGGCTTCATCGTCTTTGACCGCAACCTCGGGGAGCCGGATGAGATCCGCGCGCTGACCTCCGAGCTGCGGGCGCTCATGGGCCGCGACGTGCCGATCCTGATCGATCAGGAGGGCGGCCGGGTCCAGCGCCTGCGCAGCCCGCATTTCCGCGAATGGATGCCGCCGCTCGACTTCATGCAGCATCTGCCGGAGGGCATGCGCGTCGAGGCGATGCGCAAGCGCTACCGCTACATCGCGCATGAGCTCTACGAGGTCGGGATCGACGTGAACTGCGCCCCGATGCTCGACCTCGCCCGGGACGACACCCACGTCTTCCTGCGCAACCGCTGCTACGGCACCGATCCGAAAGGCGTGGCGGAGATCGGGAAGGCGGTGTCTGAAGGTCTGCTCGCCGGTGGTGTGCTACCGGTGGCCAAGCACATCCCCGGGCACGGCCGCGGCCTCGTGGACAGTCACCACGAGCTGCCGGTGGTCGAGGCGGGGCTGACGGACCTGATGAACACCGATTTCGCGCCCTTCACCGGGCTGATCGAGACCGGGATGGCGATGACCGCGCATGTCGTCTACGACGCCTTCGACCGCGACAACTGCGCGACGATGAGCGCGGATGTCATCACCCATATCCGCGACCGGCTGGGCTTCGTCGGCCTCTTGATGACCGACGATCTGTCGATGAAGGCGCTGACGGGCTCGTTCGCCGAGCGGACCGAGCGGGCGATCGCCGCGGGCTGCGACATGATCCTGCACTGCAACGGCGACATGGCGGAGATGGAGGGCGTGGCGAGTGCCGCGCCCGCCCTGGCCGGTCCGGCGCTCAACCGCGCGCAGGGAGCGCTGGCCCAGCGGCAGGCCCCGGATGAGGTGGATATCGCGGAGCTGGGCGCGGAGCTCGACGAGCTGGAGCGGGAGGCAGGGCATGCCTGA
- a CDS encoding HesB/IscA family protein, with product MDLALPPKVSDRAFARLAEINAETGEPKALRVAVEGGGCSGFQYDIKLEDTPAADDLVLEKDGQKVLIDEVSLPFLANAVIDFTEELIGARFVIENPNATSSCGCGTSFSM from the coding sequence ATGGACCTCGCCCTGCCGCCCAAAGTCAGCGACCGCGCCTTCGCGCGCCTCGCGGAGATTAACGCCGAAACCGGTGAGCCCAAGGCCCTGCGCGTGGCCGTGGAGGGAGGCGGCTGCTCCGGCTTCCAGTACGACATCAAGCTGGAGGATACGCCGGCCGCCGACGACCTAGTGCTCGAAAAGGACGGTCAGAAGGTGCTGATCGACGAGGTCTCGCTCCCCTTCCTCGCCAACGCGGTGATCGACTTCACTGAGGAGTTGATCGGCGCGCGCTTCGTCATCGAGAACCCCAACGCCACGTCGTCCTGCGGCTGCGGCACCTCCTTCTCCATGTGA
- the argS gene encoding arginine--tRNA ligase — MNLFAEIKTLVLKSLEAMAAEGALPEGLDLRNVAVEPPRDPAHRDMATNAAMVLAKPAKMKPRDIAETLAGKLAADDRIASAEVAGPGFLNLRLAQGQWQRVIPSVLEAGADYGRSSMGAGQKVNVEYVSANPTGPLHVGHTRGAVFGDALASLLDFAGYAVTREYYINDGGAQVDVLARSAYERYREAHGLEPEIAEGLYPGDYLIPIGEALKEAHGDSLLGHNNEEWLPVVREFATAEMLKMIREDLEALGVEMDEWFSEKSLYGTGRIEGALRSLDDKGLIYQGVLEPPKGKLPEDWEPREQTLFRSTEHGDDVDRPVKKSDGAWTYFAPDIAYHYDKIERGFHQLIDVFGADHGGYVKRMKAAVSALSDGEVPLDIKLTQLVKLYKNGEPFKMSKRAGTFVTLRDVVDEVGKDVTRFIMLTRKNDAPLDFDFDKALEQSKDNPVFYVQYAHARISSVLGKAEIPADDAALAEADLSDLTHEAELALIGKIAEWPRLLETAARTHEPHRVAFYLYDLASEFHALWNRGNDEPGLRFLQDDADATRARLALIRACQLVIAAGLGILGITPMNEMR; from the coding sequence ATGAACCTGTTTGCCGAGATCAAGACGCTGGTGCTCAAGAGCCTCGAGGCCATGGCGGCCGAGGGGGCGCTGCCCGAGGGTCTCGACCTGCGAAACGTGGCGGTGGAGCCGCCGCGCGATCCGGCGCATAGGGATATGGCCACGAACGCGGCGATGGTGCTCGCCAAACCGGCGAAGATGAAGCCGCGCGATATCGCGGAGACGCTGGCCGGCAAGCTCGCCGCCGATGACCGGATCGCGAGCGCCGAGGTCGCGGGGCCGGGCTTTCTGAACCTGCGGCTTGCCCAAGGTCAGTGGCAGCGGGTGATCCCGAGCGTGCTGGAGGCGGGCGCGGATTACGGGCGCTCGTCCATGGGCGCGGGGCAGAAGGTCAACGTGGAGTATGTCTCCGCCAACCCCACCGGGCCGCTCCATGTCGGGCACACGCGGGGCGCGGTGTTCGGCGATGCGCTGGCGAGCCTGCTCGACTTCGCGGGCTACGCCGTCACGCGGGAATACTACATCAACGATGGCGGGGCGCAGGTCGACGTGCTCGCGCGGTCGGCTTATGAGCGCTATCGCGAGGCGCACGGGCTGGAGCCGGAGATCGCTGAGGGGCTCTATCCCGGCGACTACCTGATCCCGATCGGCGAGGCGCTGAAGGAGGCGCATGGCGACAGCCTTCTCGGCCACAACAACGAGGAATGGTTGCCCGTCGTGCGCGAGTTCGCGACGGCCGAGATGCTCAAGATGATCCGCGAGGACCTCGAGGCGCTGGGCGTCGAGATGGACGAGTGGTTCTCCGAAAAGTCGCTCTACGGCACGGGCCGGATCGAGGGGGCGCTGCGGTCGCTCGACGACAAGGGCCTGATCTATCAGGGCGTGCTGGAGCCGCCCAAGGGCAAGCTGCCCGAGGACTGGGAGCCGCGCGAGCAGACCCTGTTCCGCTCGACGGAGCATGGTGACGACGTGGACCGGCCGGTGAAGAAGTCTGACGGGGCGTGGACCTATTTCGCACCGGACATCGCCTATCACTACGACAAGATCGAGCGGGGCTTCCACCAGCTCATCGACGTGTTCGGCGCGGATCATGGCGGCTACGTCAAGCGGATGAAGGCAGCCGTCAGCGCGCTGTCGGACGGGGAGGTGCCGCTCGACATCAAGCTCACGCAGCTCGTGAAGCTCTACAAGAACGGCGAGCCCTTCAAGATGTCCAAGCGGGCGGGGACGTTCGTGACGCTGCGCGACGTGGTGGACGAGGTCGGCAAGGACGTCACCCGCTTCATCATGCTGACGCGGAAGAACGACGCGCCGCTGGATTTCGACTTCGACAAGGCGCTGGAGCAGTCGAAGGACAACCCGGTCTTCTACGTGCAGTACGCCCATGCGCGGATTTCCAGCGTGCTGGGCAAGGCCGAAATCCCGGCGGATGACGCCGCGCTGGCCGAGGCGGATCTGTCGGATCTGACCCACGAGGCGGAGCTGGCGCTGATCGGCAAGATCGCCGAGTGGCCGCGCCTGTTGGAGACCGCGGCGCGGACGCATGAGCCGCACCGGGTGGCCTTCTACCTCTACGATCTCGCCTCCGAATTCCACGCGCTGTGGAACCGCGGGAACGACGAGCCGGGCCTGCGTTTCCTGCAAGACGACGCCGATGCGACAAGGGCACGGCTGGCGCTGATCCGGGCCTGTCAGCTTGTGATCGCGGCGGGACTTGGTATCCTCGGCATCACCCCGATGAACGAGATGCGCTAA
- a CDS encoding STAS/SEC14 domain-containing protein, whose translation MFEIAPVEGGVVELTVTGRIDADSMRDGLNALWGALEPVESARLLLLYNDWELPTAGALAVEFGQLGRAFSILAKVDRAALVSNQDWLRRVAEIESALIPGLEIRTYVPEDEAAARAWLAES comes from the coding sequence ATGTTCGAGATCGCACCGGTCGAGGGAGGGGTCGTCGAACTGACGGTCACAGGCCGGATCGATGCGGATTCGATGCGCGACGGGCTCAACGCGCTCTGGGGCGCGCTGGAACCGGTCGAAAGCGCCCGCCTCCTCCTGCTCTACAACGATTGGGAGCTGCCGACGGCAGGCGCGCTCGCGGTGGAGTTTGGCCAGCTCGGCCGCGCCTTCTCGATCCTCGCGAAGGTCGACCGCGCCGCGCTCGTATCCAACCAGGACTGGCTGCGCCGCGTGGCCGAGATCGAGAGTGCACTGATCCCCGGCCTCGAAATCCGCACCTACGTGCCCGAGGACGAGGCCGCCGCCCGCGCCTGGCTCGCCGAAAGCTGA
- a CDS encoding segregation and condensation protein A, with protein sequence MPDDFLIRDREQRLAAEALVIDVDGFEGPLDLLLTLSRTQKVDLRKISMVQLADQYLAFVEAAKRLRIELAADYLVMAAWLAFLKSRLLLPPDPEEEGPSGEELAAHLAFQLERLEAMRRVAAKLMGRDQLGRDFLARGQPEDITMKRRVEYDASLVDLMRAYARIKTRDDFQPLHYNRGAIYTMEQALERMKGLIGAVMEWSELEDYLPEAWRLDPKKRRSATAATFAASLELVKAGQLELRQGETFGRIEIKRRA encoded by the coding sequence ATGCCTGACGACTTCCTGATCCGCGATCGTGAGCAGCGGCTGGCCGCCGAGGCGCTGGTGATCGACGTAGACGGCTTCGAGGGGCCGTTGGACCTGTTGCTGACGCTCAGCCGCACCCAGAAGGTGGACCTGCGCAAGATTTCCATGGTGCAGCTTGCGGACCAGTACCTCGCCTTCGTCGAGGCGGCGAAGCGGCTGCGGATCGAGCTGGCGGCGGACTACTTGGTGATGGCCGCCTGGCTCGCCTTCCTGAAGTCGCGCCTGCTCCTGCCCCCCGATCCGGAGGAGGAGGGGCCGAGCGGGGAGGAACTGGCCGCCCACCTCGCCTTCCAGCTCGAACGGCTCGAGGCGATGCGGCGGGTGGCGGCGAAGCTAATGGGGCGCGACCAGTTGGGCCGCGACTTCCTCGCGCGCGGTCAGCCCGAGGACATCACGATGAAGCGGCGGGTGGAGTATGACGCCTCGCTCGTGGACCTCATGCGGGCCTATGCGCGGATCAAGACGCGCGACGACTTCCAGCCGTTGCATTACAACCGCGGTGCGATCTACACGATGGAGCAGGCGCTGGAGCGGATGAAGGGCCTGATCGGCGCGGTCATGGAATGGTCCGAGCTTGAGGATTACCTGCCCGAGGCCTGGCGGCTCGACCCGAAGAAGCGCCGCTCCGCCACCGCGGCGACCTTCGCCGCCTCGCTGGAGCTGGTAAAGGCGGGGCAGCTCGAATTGCGGCAGGGCGAGACCTTTGGCCGGATCGAGATCAAGAGGCGCGCATGA
- a CDS encoding deoxyguanosinetriphosphate triphosphohydrolase, producing MHAAYATVPEESRGRLHAEAGSAHRTCFQRDRDRIIHCSAFRRLKHKTQVFVEHEGDYFRTRLTHSLEVAQVARTMSRTLGLNEDLAEAVALAHDLGHTPFGHTGEDALAEVMAPYGGFDHNAQALKIVTDLERHYAEWDGLNLTWEALEGIAKHNGPVVGELPFALADYDARHDLELETHSGAEAQVAAISDDIAYNNHDLHDGLRAGLFTVEDICDLPIVGRCFAEVDRRWPGLDPERRRHEALRRVFGVMVEDVLSESARLLREAAPGSAAEVRALGHPVVRFSDALWADLKVIRAFLFTRMYRHWSVRRMRRKATGVVRELFEDFMDDPGMLPDDWRDAACDARSETIRARVAADYIAGMTDRFALEEHRKLRGPMGRG from the coding sequence ATGCACGCCGCCTATGCCACCGTGCCCGAGGAGAGCCGCGGGCGGCTCCATGCCGAGGCCGGGAGCGCGCATCGGACCTGCTTCCAGCGCGACCGCGACCGCATCATCCATTGCTCGGCCTTCCGCCGGCTGAAGCATAAGACGCAGGTCTTCGTGGAGCATGAGGGCGACTATTTCCGCACGCGGCTGACCCATTCGCTGGAGGTCGCACAGGTGGCGCGGACGATGTCGCGCACCTTGGGGCTGAACGAGGACCTGGCCGAGGCGGTGGCGCTGGCTCACGACCTTGGCCACACGCCGTTCGGGCATACGGGCGAGGATGCGCTGGCCGAGGTCATGGCGCCTTATGGCGGCTTCGACCACAACGCGCAGGCGTTGAAGATCGTGACGGATCTGGAGCGCCATTATGCGGAGTGGGACGGGCTCAACCTGACCTGGGAGGCGCTGGAGGGGATCGCGAAGCACAATGGGCCCGTGGTCGGCGAGCTGCCGTTTGCGTTGGCCGATTACGATGCGCGGCACGATCTGGAGCTGGAGACCCATTCGGGTGCCGAGGCGCAGGTCGCCGCGATCTCCGACGACATCGCCTACAACAACCACGATCTGCATGACGGGCTGCGGGCGGGGCTGTTCACGGTGGAGGATATCTGCGACCTGCCGATCGTCGGGCGGTGCTTTGCCGAGGTGGACCGGCGCTGGCCGGGGCTTGATCCCGAGCGGCGGCGGCACGAGGCGCTGCGCCGCGTCTTCGGCGTGATGGTGGAGGATGTGCTCTCCGAAAGCGCCCGGTTACTGCGGGAGGCCGCGCCAGGCAGTGCTGCGGAGGTGCGGGCGCTGGGCCATCCCGTGGTGCGCTTTTCCGACGCGCTCTGGGCCGATCTGAAGGTGATCCGGGCGTTCCTGTTCACGCGCATGTACCGCCACTGGTCGGTGCGCCGGATGCGAAGGAAGGCGACGGGGGTGGTCCGCGAACTCTTCGAGGATTTCATGGACGACCCCGGCATGCTGCCCGATGACTGGCGCGACGCGGCCTGCGACGCCCGCTCCGAAACGATCCGCGCGCGGGTGGCGGCGGATTACATTGCGGGCATGACCGACCGCTTCGCATTGGAGGAGCACCGCAAGCTGCGGGGGCCGATGGGACGGGGGTGA
- a CDS encoding SPOR domain-containing protein, with amino-acid sequence MRDQADFATESNGLWGRIGRAAGAVMSVALLVILGLWLWRMSTQDVTQVPIIMAQAGPARVQPEDPGGTVAPHQGLEVNEVIAGNVREVGPEDVTLAPDPMDPEIMTAALPQDVIEVPAPDEEEPEVAEGEEPVDPAAGRALPNAPVVSIVPRGRPSGLEPGRRPAPEPEQPVAIEADAIDDGAHMIQLGAFDSEQVALLQWAGILDAQPDLLTGKLRYIEQTTSGGRTLYRLRAVGFDSETETRAACAALVARGLQCIPVQKR; translated from the coding sequence ATGCGCGATCAGGCGGACTTCGCGACGGAATCGAACGGGCTGTGGGGTCGCATCGGGCGGGCCGCAGGCGCGGTCATGTCGGTCGCGCTGCTCGTGATCCTGGGACTGTGGCTCTGGCGCATGAGCACGCAGGACGTGACCCAGGTTCCCATCATCATGGCACAGGCAGGCCCCGCGCGGGTGCAGCCGGAGGATCCCGGCGGCACGGTCGCGCCGCACCAGGGGCTGGAGGTCAACGAGGTGATCGCAGGCAACGTGCGCGAGGTCGGTCCCGAGGATGTGACCCTCGCTCCCGACCCCATGGATCCGGAGATCATGACCGCGGCCCTGCCGCAGGACGTGATCGAGGTGCCGGCACCCGATGAGGAGGAGCCGGAGGTCGCCGAGGGCGAGGAGCCCGTCGATCCCGCCGCGGGCCGTGCGCTGCCCAACGCGCCGGTGGTCAGCATCGTGCCGCGCGGGCGGCCGAGTGGGCTGGAGCCGGGCCGCCGCCCTGCGCCTGAGCCCGAACAGCCCGTCGCGATCGAGGCGGACGCCATCGACGATGGCGCGCACATGATCCAGCTCGGCGCCTTCGACAGCGAGCAGGTGGCCCTGCTGCAATGGGCCGGGATCCTTGATGCGCAGCCCGACCTGCTGACGGGCAAGCTGCGCTACATCGAACAGACGACATCCGGCGGGCGGACGCTCTATCGCCTGCGCGCCGTTGGCTTCGACAGCGAGACCGAGACGCGGGCGGCCTGTGCCGCACTCGTCGCACGCGGGCTCCAGTGCATACCGGTGCAGAAACGATGA